The Amphiura filiformis chromosome 15, Afil_fr2py, whole genome shotgun sequence region TGCATGGGTCATATCAAAAATTGCCTTCAGATTCTCTGCTGGAATTATTGTAATTATACCTTTACGGGGTTGTAGCTTATGTAATTTTGACTGCTTTTTTTCTGGCACAAGTTATGAAAATCAGTATTggtatagagtaccgaagtgatgacgttacagaaaacttttttgcatttcagcattttgaataccatgtatcgttggagcatgatgaaaaacaaccacagtccaaatttggtgggaatcgaaTCATGAGGGGCCGAGAtgtggccgcatgaatacctaattagccccattgaaatcagtgtaaattgaccTGGTTCCAAagagttatgaaccaggccaatttacactgatttctaTGGGCTTATTAGGTATTCATGCCATATctcggccctcatgatccgattcccaccaaatttggactgtggatgtttttcatcatgttctactgaaatatggtcatgaaaatgttgaaatgcaaaaaaatatattttatgacatcacacttcggtactctaaaAGCTTTGAAAAATGATCGGATCCGATAAGGACAATTAGGGTTAAAGTAGGCCTCACTGAAGGGAAAAAAGGTCTTGTTCACCACCCGAGGGGTCTGTGGTTCGAGACTGGACCAAAGCAAACAACCTTTCTCTTCATCTACTTTCTCCTTCCAAGGCATTAGgcagaggggtgtctttagggtgtccaaaataccttattctacaaaatcagggtgtccacttcctattcactcattataaaaatgagaattttagggtgtctaaattgaaaacagggtgtccaaatgacacctgggcACCCCTCTGGATAATTAATGCCTTGCTCCCTTCCGTACGTTTTACTTTCCTTCGCTAAAAATCAGGAAGGGTGTTAGGTAAGGAATGAAACAATAGTCACTAACATATAATTTGCCAATCCGTAAAAGCTTTCACTTTCATTGCATTGTTTCTATTTTATCTTGCAGTTGACATGTGGCATTTTGTTGAATCCAAGTCGTGAAGGTTACCGCGGACATCATCAGCATCGTCATCAAAACTATAAAACCTGTTTCTGTTCAAAGTATCGTGATCATGTGTGCCTTGATGGATTTAATTGTACTTATTATGGACTCGGAGAAGAATAGTAGTATCCCAGAACTTCTATATAGGGCTATTGTATTTGAGATTCATACACCCTCAATGGaaaatgtgaccttaatctttcatgtagggagtgggaatttcaaatggggttacctggaagggtggctccatttgaaatctacacccatagggggtgtatggatttcaactggaatagccttttcAGTCTGTCTTCTATTTGGTAGAGGCAAACCCTTGATTGGTTGCAgctctatttttgtataaaattttgaaaattatttgtcTTTGAGGGATCcaagtttgtattttttttttgtaatttatttaaaCACCAATAGTAGCCGTAGTAAAATTTTGCACCTATTGTACATCATTAGCAATATTGAATCTTCAGATAGGGAAATGTAGCACTTTGTACACAAGATTTCCTCCACAGGTTTTTCCCCATATAAACACTATGATCAGTACCAAATAGgccagaattgggctattccattaaaaaaggAACATCCCCAGTGAGGAATATTTTGTCTTGTTTTGGAAAAAGAAGAAACTGATGAGTTTATATATACTTGATGAGGTTGTTTTATAGGTACCATTACCACTATATGTGGTTCAATTTTACAGTGgaaaatgagcgtttcgacagtattttttgtgggacatgagagcaaatcagacatatcgaattgcattctgaagaaGTACCATAGAAGCCTGTGGGGGAGTTTTGTTGTGTACACATCTCGTCACATCCATACAGAGTTTTTCGTAAACAATCATTAATTAGTTTTTGCAATGTTTTGCCATAGCGTTATGTATTCTAGATAATTTAtagctgaaatgaaaaacaattttagaATACATTTTAATcacttttatttatcaaaaactcTTTATACatggtttatttatttaaatagttCCTGTCAGCTTGATGATGGTGGTATTTTATTGTGTAACTACCGGTACATATTGTTGTCTTTTATAAAAACAATGATCTCAAAAACTGTATTTAAGTAATAACAAAAACATTGAGCAAAAGCTATTAAACTAGTTGCCATTGAAATTAGTTTGAATTTAAAATACAAAAGCTCTTCAAATTCATTGTAATCATGAATATTATTATCTGTAGGATATAATAGTGTTTCCAATTATTGTCAATTCAAGAAGATTCCAGTATGACATGGAGGCTCCTGTTGATGATGTCCACAGTAGTATTGGTCAGCCATGATGTGGCCAAAATAATCATGGAGGTAGTGTGGAACCTACTTGATAAAACTAAAATGTTCCAAGCATATTATTACAATGACCTGTTAACACAAATTCCTGGCAACACAAAGTAAAATTCAAGGCCCCTGCAATTTTGAGGTCAAGAGGTGTAATATAATTAGAGTCTAGATAATGAAGGGGCGGCCTATATGTTTCACCCtaacagggcgtaagacaatgcgagacaaattaatatatgcgaggatcggaaataaacgatgcaagcctgaGAAATTATGATATAAATGACatgtttggggctcgagcaaattGACATATGacaattttgagagagaaaaaagtgGGCTTAATTTGAGATTACCTACTGTGAACGCAAGTAGTACAGTGGTtagactctggaccggtaatccagccaCCAGGGTTCAATCcctgctgagtcctgatttttttctctctcaaaattttcatatgtcagtttgctcgagccccaaacatGTCATAATTAAAGTCTGTGTGAAAGGACTAGCAGTTTTTATCATTTGCCCAAAAATGCATCAAGTttcaatttaatttgttttaccacagcaagcaaacaaaaaacaagttAATAGCGATTTCTAAATGATCGATTGGCTAAGCAACTTCTGCGATATTGCCTTAATTTGCTTTTATTGAACTgcttttcatcatcaattttaaaATCAACATTTCATGCACTTTTGTAGGAAGTAATATAGGGTCTTGACACAGATCAAGCGATGGTTGACACTTTGTCAATGTTATGTTGGCTATTATAACTAACACTATTCAgaggtgtgagaggccacaggcaaaaaacgaggaaaacagcatGAAATCACAGTAAACTGtcaaaaataggctgaaaatataagaaaaagcTGAAATTTTGGCACAAAAAGTTTTTCAAAAaggaggaaatcagctgaaaagaggaactctcacacccctgtatatTGTATCTGGACAACATTCCATCAATATGCAGTAATTTATATATTCAGGTGAATAAATTGTGGTTGAGCCTGTTCCAGTAGATATGAAGTGAAAATGTCAGTATGCATGGGTACATTGTTATTGCCAGATGCGTAAGATCTCAGATCGATAGTATTTGATAAATCCAGTGTGTCAAGACAACAGTGTTGGACTTCCTGGAAGATTTACGGTGTTCAGGGACTGCATCTTGATATTGTGCATGTGGATATGTAGTAAGACTGGTTAAAATACCTTCATTTCTATGTATGGCTGTATTGCAGTATGTGCTTGAGCTGATTGCAGATAAAGTCACAATTTGttaatagagaccttgcgaaatgaagttactttaactttaaagggcatttcgtgatccacagcctcatcccccacttttctcaaaaaaaagttgagatttttatatcactggaatactctggctacataatgtttatgtacaaaatatttcttgcagattaattcgtttagcaaagatatcgcgaaatttgaatttcgttctggtgcaccagaacgaaattacaacgtattgtctatggagcagtgtaatacacataatcatgcataactcgcaaacgcaaaatcagaatcaactgaaattttgggaatatgcttttttcgtggatatgtactgaaaaatgtcataaaaagaggatgctaggatcacaaaatactcctttaatgtctagaggattatagaagattatgtattcaaaacaaagtgttttgaatacataatcctctataatcctctagacgttaaagttaaagtagcttcatttcgcaaggtctctatttaCTGGAATTTACTTTGCAAAACTTACTTAAGAACATAACATGTAGTTACAGTGTCCACAACATCAACTGGAAAATGTAAGACATAGTTACCCAGTGTCCACAGAGTCGTAGAAACCGAGTATTCTGTGAAGTATTTAATAAAGTAATTGGAAATATCCAAGTATGACAATTATGGCTGGTTCTCTTGCATGTTTCATTGTTTTGCAGTTTTCATAAATATTTGCAGGAAAATGGGCTACCGTATTTATGATGAAATCATGGAGGACATGGCCAGAGATCCTTTAATATAGAGATAGGACACtctctacaaactgcctataccgtgctataccgcagctgaagacaggcaattcgcaagcgtcgtcgccggccaagtcttcctacgatcgtgtaatgagaagataccatagagtcctacataagagatctgaggaagagacggtccgaattgacctagtgacctataatttatccgagaatcacatttttagagtataagtccgcccaccgctgtcaatcattctaatgaacaaataaacaagctctggcaatgacgtaatcctaattataaatgagagaatcacattgtacatgtactgcctGCTGTACcatatgtcttccaacaagtgccggagtgtcgcggtcctgacatggcctttatcttccacacagggagtgcaaatttcaaatagggttacctgaatgtgtggctccatttgaaatctacaccacatatcttcaatagggggtacatggacttcaactggaataccacaatgtgacatgatctgatccaaccAGGCCAAAAAGGGTAAATTGGGAGGGGTAATGCAATGGAACGTGGCTCAACATTCAGATTACATAGGTACGGTATGTGGGATATGTGTTATTTTCACATAAGCAAGTTGGGGGGAAACGGAATATGGGTAATTAGATTAGGGGAATAAATTAAGAAAATTGGCATAAAGAGTATTAGACATTGTTGCAAAGGGCTATAATAGTCTGTACATattcaaaattgacataattCATTTCTTTGGCCTAGTTTGATTAGATTGTGTCAATATAATTTTGAATAGCCAGCTATCAGCCAAAATTGAAGATTTGTGACCACCCAATGAGGTTGAAGCTGGGACCGAATGGGgatgtgccacaaacatgggtagcattttcagccttttggtatatcaatgaccctttttctaggccagttttggtatatggatgggtctttTTTCAaagttgtcttaatttttttggaTTGCCTCCCTGTAGTCAGCATTTTTAAAATTTCCCCAGAATTTGGAGgacaatttgtaaaaataaagACAATTTGTGCTAAATTTAGCAAAATTGTGAATTTGGGTATATTGAAGGCCAAATTTTCtacaaaattggtatattgatgggtatcCCTTCAGATCCTCAGCAGcatacccctacccaaaccaaacttgagaagCCCCCACGGGCACCTCgtgtagaaccaaagagtaccaactctgtcatgtttgtatgtcactcatggagggcaaaaatAGTGATTTACCTGGATTATTTTGGTATGAGCCTGGTGTGGTAGTTTGTTGCGCATGCAACATGCAGGGCCAAAAAAGAATGCTAAGCACTGCTTGCACAAACCTTAATGTTCAAGCTTAAGATTCCAGTTATTCCTTTTCAGGCTTTGGCCGATAAATGCTGAAGGCATTTTGCACTTCCAAGTTCATGTGCGACTAACCAATAATGCTAGATTCGCCATAGCATTACACATGACAATTTTGAATCGGTCCCCTTGGGTCCAGTCTCTTTGGGCCACCCTAATAGAGAACGCCACATTACAGTTGATTGGGTAGGGAGATTTAcaggaaaataaataaatcagacaACTTAATTCTTTGAATTACAATCTTCTGTTTTATTTCCTTGTGTTTTGCCATTTCTACATTTTCTTTCACAAGAACCTGTTTTTTACTCCTATGATATTATTTGACAGGCTCATTTACTCCACTACATGTATGGCATGCACAGGGTTCAATTTACTTACTTAGCGAAAAGGGATTAAGGTAATGTTCTTAGCATTTATGAAAAATTGTGCCATACAAGCTGAAATCTAAAATGGAGAGTATTTGCTCTGCTACACCAGGTAAATTCTGGGCATGCAGTAGTTCTTTTGTGCCATAGTATGAGGTCACCAATTGTGTCCCCTATTCGGGCAATGGTAGAGGTCCAAAGTCTTGTAACTTTTCCAAAGCATTAACAAGGCATTTTCACTGCCTTGTTATATTTACGACATAAAATCTACACAGCCTGGACCTTTTTCCAGGGTGCGAAATTTCCGAAATATTGACCTTACCCAACCCCACAAGAAAAATATAACCCAAATTGGACTTAACCCCAAACCAAATATTTACTGTGTTGCAATTTTGACAAGTTTAGCATCAAAAAGTGGTACGTCTGTTAACTTTTCTTTCATACTTGGACCTACATGGGTACATTTTAAAAACTGTTACCAGGAAGAGTGGATCTTTTTGTCAAGTGGGAGGCATCAGGcatacaaataattttttttttttttaaattgtttttttggtCAGTTGGTGGTTCagcaacattttttattcaattgtTTCCACATAAATCTAGTACCTTTAGGCCTTATCTATACACATGAACAATTGTACCTTGTTTGAAGGTACCATTCCCAGAGTACCATTCCAAAgttgtcataaaaataccaacCAGTCTTGAAAGTAAATGCTGGTTTATAATGCAATTCCCCACTTCAGCCCATTCAACTGTACCAAGGAATATGCTTCAGAAGTTTGGAAAAGCCTTCTGGCTTGTTACTAGAAAAgcgtgagaaacaaaaatgcactctTTGCCCATGAGTTTGCAGGGAGGACCTTGTTTCGGTAGCAAGATGGCGTATCCGTTCAAAGGTACGTACAGTGAAAAAGTAAAGCTGTTATGCTGGCATGCTTTATTGAACTGTCACAAATGGGAGCCAAAATTGTAGGTGTGCAGGTTAACTGATAACCAGGTTTATCAAGTAACCATATTCGTACACCTATTTGTTACTTGTGCCTCCATTTTACGAGTTCCGTGTGttgaaatacaaataaatatatacaaagtTCTCTGTTTTACAACTAGCTCTCCTCCATCTTGGTCTCTGTATCCTTTTCTGCCACAACTTGGACAAGTTTCTCCTCTTCTTTCCTCTTGAGACCTGAAaggtgaaaatttaaaaaaaattaaaaaatttggaaTGAAACACAAGTTTCTTATCTGCAACACGATCTCGTCTATGGAGACCAAAGGCAGCGAAATTTGAAAGGCAAAAATATATagtaaaaaaaccaagaaaatacacaagaaaatcTTGAGAATCAAGTatgttagacctttggtgttttcagtatatgataatggttaacctaatgtttgtatataataaggtaataattatcctaacccaattttcaaaaacgcctcctttggcctccatggaccagactgttttacaaattgaaatttactacttttATTTTTCCACATAATTCCATCAAATtgaagattttggtatcaggtgaaagctcatatttttctcataaaacaTATTGAAATAGGAGTTCGAAATTAATATATTTCCTAATTCAAACAATGAATAGCTACAGCTGTCTTCACTTGACATGACTTTTTGATGTAGATGTCTACATGCCTATTtgactatatgtgaccatccagcacaactgagccctgaagtcgccaatcatcatttttgagatattcaaccaaaatattctgcttgaaattagctttaaaattatgtatatcatgtctattatagtacttgacatttaagtagtgaaaaatcaataaaacagtcaataaatcctttgtttcctattgtttattgttaagttcaatggagcataattcaatagtggcactggcgacatccgggctcagttgtggaggatggtcacatatgtgatgtgatgtgatcaaacaaaatcagaccgaagtcggaaatattgattttgaaatatataaCAGTACAGCCTTGACACATGGATATTATAGACTCACCTGCTGCAGGAGACTTTATCAAATGGATGCTTTCTTTCACCTCCTTGATGTCTCGTTCTTTCCTTAGAGCCTTGCCCTTCTTTAATCTggaagaaacaaaagaaaaaacataatttcagaaaaaaaaattatctttCAGCATCATCTCCATAACAcaccctttcaaagttacattaCAGAATTTACAGTATAACAAGGCCTCATCATATGGTTGTACAGTACATGTATATGAACAAATCTTCCTATCtttttctcaaaatggccatGTGGCTGGCAGTGCAGCTCAGCTTCTGTGCCTTGATATGAGTCCTCAATAAAGTTGTtatcttaaaaacaaaatgtgaaaaccatGACCTACCCTCTCTGAGCTGTTCTAGATGTGCTAGTGAATTACCTGGCAGCGGTCACTAAATATTACACCATCAGAGGGGAGGGGCAGTTTCAGGACCTCTGGTGATCTGAGGGTGTATGTGCATGGTTTGTACCCTAGTCACTAGACTGGAGTTTTGTCATATCATGAGGGCTCTCAGCGGTCACTAAATATTTCATGATCGGAGGAGAGGGGCAGTCTCAGGACCTCAGAAGGTTTGTGCATGCTTTGTGTCCAAGTCACTAAACTGGACTTAGTTCATATCACAAGGGCTCTGATTAAGAGCTAAGGGCAGTGGTGCACTGAACCCTCGATAACGTCAGAAGATCCATTATTCAGAAGGCCTGCTAGTTTTCTGAGTAGGGGGGCTTCTGAATAACAgactttctgaatagtgggctttttgttgtattttatgtaaaagtccTGCTACTCATAATTGTTTTTTCTGACTAGCGGGTTTTCTGACTAGCGGGCTGTATCTGTTACCCAGAAGATCCGCTACTCAGAATGCCCACCATTCAGAATTCTGACTAGTGGGCTGTTTTAATTATTTGAAAGAACTGAGTTAGCCCTAACCTTTACCCTAGCCCCGACCTTAGCCCTAACCCTGAGATCGGGGTTTTCTGAGTGGCGGGTTGTCTGAATAGAGGGTGTGATTCTGCAAAGGTCTTGTTAATCAGAAgccccgctactcagaaaatattttttgagTAGCGGGCCTCCTGATTAACTGGTCTTTTggttagtaagtcattttaaatgaaaacaagcccGCTCTTCAGAATTCTGAACAGCAGACCTTGTGGGTGATGGGTTTTCTGAGTAGGCCTTCTGAGTaacgggtcttctgagtgacggttGCCCCCCCTTTGAAATGACCACTTACCTGTTGATAATATACTGATCTTGTCGCCTTGTTTTAATCTCCTCAACTCTGGCCATAGCCTTTATTGTCTTCTGCCATAACTCTCTGCTatatttcactggaatatttcttcttttctcaaattcaaAGGAATTA contains the following coding sequences:
- the LOC140171663 gene encoding probable ribosome biogenesis protein RLP24, producing the protein MRVEKCYFCSGPLYPGHGIQFVRNDSKIFKFCRGKCHKAFKKKRNPRKVKWTKAFRKSAGKELAVDNSFEFEKRRNIPVKYSRELWQKTIKAMARVEEIKTRRQDQYIINRLKKGKALRKERDIKEVKESIHLIKSPAAGLKRKEEEKLVQVVAEKDTETKMEES